One window of Novipirellula aureliae genomic DNA carries:
- a CDS encoding lysophospholipid acyltransferase family protein has protein sequence MMKKIAAKWFGYAVGLIITILRRTCRYRYHHDPREQLDARGIGHAYASLHAQQLAGSMACERQLVAMVSRSADGEIVDPVLRFCGHIPVRGSTGGARKGGTTALNQMIRKVKEGKIATIAVDGPSGPRGQVSGGIAMLGKQTGAAVIPAVIIPSRRIIMKSTWDRLQFPLPFSRIDAYFGVPMFIDENESIESFTLRIERELQRLEKTYDPSEAAYLVPRKVQQQDGIQQQEVREPKAA, from the coding sequence ATGATGAAGAAAATAGCAGCAAAATGGTTTGGCTATGCGGTTGGTTTGATAATCACGATCCTCCGCCGCACCTGTCGGTACCGATACCACCACGACCCCCGCGAACAACTTGATGCTCGCGGCATTGGACATGCGTACGCTTCTCTACACGCCCAACAACTCGCTGGATCGATGGCTTGCGAGCGGCAATTGGTAGCAATGGTCTCGCGGTCGGCCGACGGGGAAATCGTCGACCCGGTTTTGCGATTTTGCGGACATATCCCCGTTCGCGGCAGCACCGGCGGTGCTCGAAAGGGAGGCACAACGGCGCTAAATCAAATGATTCGCAAAGTCAAAGAGGGGAAGATCGCCACGATTGCGGTTGACGGACCGAGTGGGCCACGCGGCCAAGTTTCGGGCGGTATTGCCATGCTGGGAAAACAAACCGGTGCGGCAGTCATCCCGGCGGTCATCATCCCGTCGCGTCGGATTATTATGAAGTCAACTTGGGATCGGCTACAATTTCCGCTACCATTCTCAAGGATTGACGCTTACTTTGGCGTCCCGATGTTCATCGATGAAAATGAGTCGATCGAATCCTTTACGCTACGGATTGAAAGGGAACTGCAACGACTCGAAAAAACCTACGACCCGAGCGAGGCAGCGTACCTGGTTCCTCGCAAAGTTCAGCAGCAGGACGGGATTCAGCAGCAGGAAGTTCGGGAACCGAAGGCGGCTTAG